A genomic segment from Polyangium mundeleinium encodes:
- a CDS encoding methyltransferase encodes MLHKRFGHDKTGLETRFDAQRIAFAPIVFQATRLLRSTGLLEAVEDRGAEGMTAAEAATKTGLSIYAATVLLECGLSADLVAYDNGKFVITTLGAFIRRDEMTAVNMEFVHEVCYLGMHKLEDALRLGEPAGLRVFGEWKTVYEALAHLPENAKSAWLRFDHFYSDAAFPAASRIVLERQPQTMLDIGCNTGKWASLCLARSPELCATLVDLPGQLEMAMQNLREKGLGDRAVPCPVDVLDPHAELPSGFDAVWMSQFLVCFSEDEVRTILRRARRALRPGGRLWILDTFWDTQRFDAAAYCLINTSPYFTAIANGNSRMYRAEDILALAREEGLELQTTHERLGIYHSLLELAPG; translated from the coding sequence GTGCTACACAAACGCTTCGGTCACGACAAAACCGGCCTGGAAACTCGCTTTGACGCCCAACGGATCGCCTTCGCGCCGATCGTGTTCCAGGCCACGCGCCTCTTGCGATCGACAGGTTTGCTCGAAGCCGTCGAGGACCGCGGGGCCGAGGGGATGACGGCGGCCGAGGCAGCCACGAAGACGGGCCTTTCGATCTACGCCGCGACCGTCCTGCTCGAATGCGGGCTCTCGGCGGATCTCGTGGCCTATGACAACGGAAAATTCGTCATCACCACGCTCGGCGCCTTCATCCGCCGCGACGAGATGACGGCCGTGAACATGGAGTTCGTCCACGAGGTCTGTTACCTCGGCATGCACAAGCTGGAGGACGCGCTGAGGCTCGGTGAGCCCGCGGGGCTGCGCGTCTTCGGCGAATGGAAGACGGTCTACGAGGCGCTCGCGCACCTGCCCGAGAACGCCAAAAGCGCCTGGCTGCGCTTCGACCATTTCTACTCGGACGCAGCATTCCCCGCAGCGAGCCGGATCGTGCTCGAACGGCAGCCGCAAACCATGCTCGATATCGGCTGCAATACCGGCAAATGGGCATCCCTTTGCCTCGCGCGGTCGCCCGAGCTCTGCGCCACGCTGGTCGACCTTCCCGGCCAGCTCGAAATGGCCATGCAGAACCTGCGCGAAAAAGGCCTCGGCGACCGCGCCGTGCCCTGCCCCGTGGACGTGCTCGATCCCCACGCCGAGCTGCCCTCGGGCTTCGACGCGGTCTGGATGAGCCAATTTCTCGTTTGTTTCTCGGAGGACGAGGTGAGGACCATCCTGCGCCGCGCCAGGCGCGCGCTGCGCCCCGGGGGGCGGCTCTGGATCCTCGATACGTTCTGGGACACGCAGCGCTTCGACGCGGCCGCCTATTGCCTGATCAACACATCGCCCTATTTCACGGCGATCGCGAACGGCAACAGCCGGATGTACCGCGCCGAAGACATCCTCGCGCTCGCCCGCGAGGAGGGGCTCGAGCTCCAGACGACGCACGAACGGCTGGGGATTTACCACTCGCTCCTGGAGCTCGCCCCAGGCTGA